The genome window TTGAGCTGATTTATGGTTCCAAAAAAATGTTGCAGACACAGAATGTAGACGCTGTAATTGCTATTGGATGTGTAATTCAGGGACAGACAAAACATTTTGATTTTGTATGTGAAGGAGTGACGCAGGGGATTAAGGATTTGAATGTTCAGACTGATATTCCGGTTATTTTTTGTGTATTGACAGATAATACGATGCAGCAGTCTATTGACAGAAGCGGCGGTATTCACGGAAACAAAGGTACAGAAGCGGCTGTTGCAGCGATAAAAATGGCTTATATCCGTCAGCAGGCTTCGTTAAGTCATAGAATTGACGACCAGCATTTATTGTCTTCCGGCGCTTTGAGAATCGACAATCTGCCTTTGCAGATAGAAGAATAATTTTTTCTTTGGATTAGCTGTTAGCTAATTTTAAATAACTAATAGAAACCTATATTGTTCATGGAACGGTATGGGTTTTTTTATTTTTTATAAAGAGTTGATAAGGTATAGTCTTGATGAAAAGTTATTTAGAATTGCTGCGGTTTTTTTGGTTTTTTTTATGAGTGCCAAAAAGATAAAACCCAATAGAAATTCCTTAAATTTGTATTTCTTTTGATTTTTTTGTCAGAAATCTGAAATCATTAATCTACAACCTAAAATCTTTCAATGTCGAGTATAATTCAATTGCTTCCCGATCATGTTGCTAATCAAATTGCCGCTGGTGAAGTGGTGCAAAGACCCGCTTCGGTAGTAAAAGAGCTGTTGGAAAATGCGGTGGATGCAAAAGCGACCGACATTAAATTGATTATAAAAGACGCCGGAAAATCACTGGTACAGGTCATTGATAATGGTTCAGGAATGAACGTGACTGATGCGCGTTTGTGTTTTGAGCGCCATGCTACTTCCAAAATCCGCCAGGCCGAAGATTTATTTTCACTGCATACCAAAGGGTTTCGAGGTGAAGCTTTGGCATCCATAGCCGCGATTGCGCATATGGAAATGAAAACTAAATTGGAGCAGGAAGAACTGGGAACTCATATTATTATTGAAGGGAGTAAGTTTATTTCTCAGGATGTGGCTGTTTTGCCCAAAGGAACTTCATTTGCAGTCAAAAATTTATTTTTTAATATTCCGGCCCGCCGTAATTTCCTAAAATCGGATACGGTAGAATACCGCCATATTATTGATGAATTTCAGCGCGTGGCTCTGGCACACCCAAAAATTCATTTTACGTTTTATCATAACGGAAGCGATATGTATAATCTGCCTCCGTCGAGTTTAAGACAGCGGATCGTTAATTTTTTTGGCGGAAAAACCAATGAGAAACTGGTTCCCGTTATGGAAGATACCGAGATGATGAATATTCAGGGTTTTGTGAGCAAGCCTGAATTTGCCAAAAAGAATAGGGGAGAGCAGTTTTTCTTTGTTAATGACCGTTTTATAAAAAGTCCATACCTGCATCATGCGGTAATGGCTGCTTATGAAGGTATTTTGAAAGACGGTTCCCAGCCAAGCTATTATCTGTATTTAACGGTACCGCCGAATACTATCGATATCAATATTCATCCTACGAAAACGGAAATTAAATTCGATAATGAAAGTGCGATGTATGCTATTTTAAGAGCTTCGATTAAGCATAGTTTAGGGCAGTTTAATGTAGCTCCTGTTCTGGATTTTGAAAGGGATGCCAATTTGGACACGCCTTACCATTATAAAAATCTGGAGGCCGAAGTGCCAACTATTCAGGTTGATCGTACTTTTAATCCTTTTGCAGAAGACAAACCTGCAAAGAGTTTTTCGCCAGCTTATAAAAAGCCGGAGTCAGCAGCCAGCTGGGAAAGTCTGTATGTAGGGGTTAAACACGATACAGAAGTTATTTCCGGCGATGATTCTTTTGAGTCAAGCGAAAGTGATTCAGGTTTTGCGAGTAGTGAATTTACGTTTGAAAACGAAGAGGTAACTTCATCTCTATTTGATGATGAGGAAGTGGAGCAGACAGTTCATAAAACGTATCAGATTCATAAAAAATATATTGTTTCTCCTATTAAGTCAGGTATGGTTATTGTGGATCAGAGCAGGGCACATCAGCGTATTCTGTACGAACAGTTTTTAGTTAATATGACAGTGCAGCATGCTGCGAGCCAACAGCTGCTGTTTCCTATTAATTTGTTTTATTCGGCACAAGAAATGGAACTTATAGCCGAACTCCAGCAGTCACTGGTCAATACGGGATTTGTTTTTGAAGAATCGAATACAGATCATATCGTGATTTCGGGCATTCCCGTGAATAGTACTGAGAGCGATGTAGCGGCAGTTTTGGATCAGCTTTTAAGTGATCTGCATAATGGAATTCCAGAGAACAGTTTCAGTCAAAATGATACTATTGCCAAATCAATGGCCAAAAGCCTTGCTATCAAAACAGGTGCTTATTTGACCGAGAAAGAGCAGGAGAATTTAGTGAATGGTCTTTTCGCCTGCAAGGATCCGAATGTTTCCCCATTTCAAAAACCAACTTTCATCACGATGCGTGTGGAAGATTTAGATAAAAAATTTGCGTTATGATGAATATTACCCCGGTTGTAAAACAACTACTGATTATTAATATTATCTTTTTTATTGGTTCGCAATTAGTGCCGGTAACATATGATCTTTTTGCTCTTTATTATCCTGAGAGCGATAATTTTAAAGGCTGGCAGCTGATTACGCATATGTTTATGCATGCACCTTTTCCTAATGTTGCACATATTTTGTTTAACATGTTTGCACTTTATTCTTTTGGCAGTGCTTTGGAACATTTTTGGGGAGGCAGAAAATTTATTTTCTTTTATATCTCTTGCGGATTAGGAGCTGCATTGCTTCATTCTGGAGTTAATTATTTTGAAATTCATTCTTTATTGTCCGAAGTTTCCAGTTTGAATTTATCAAATTCAGAAATACATCAATTGCTAAATGCTGATTATAGTGCGTTATTTGATGCAAATGGTAAAATGATGCCTGGCGAAATAAATTCAATATTAGAAAGAGTGCACTGTACTCAAGAGCAATTCAATACTATTGTTAATGCATCAATGCTTTCAAAAGGAGTAGTTGTTGGTGCATCGGGAGCGATTTATGGTTTATTGGTAGCTTTTGCTTGTATGTTTCCAAATGCTGAATTAGCTTTGATGTTTATCCCAATTCCTATTAAAGCTAAATATTTTGTGCCAGGAATATTGGCAATTGATTTGTTTTTAGGTTTTAAAGGGCAGTCTATTTTTGGCGCAGGCAGTACTGGAATAGCTCATTTTGCTCATGTCGGCGGAGCTTTAACAGGCTATCTTATGATGTGGTACTGGAGAAAAAACCAGTTTAATAATAATCGCTGGGACTAATTTTTTAAATTTAAAAAGAATATTCAAAAGATTTTATAACTGAAACTGTGTAACCGAATAATTTAAAGTATGAACATTTTAGACGATTTGAAAATGCAATACAGATTAGGCGGAATCGCCATGAAAATGATCTATTGGAATGTGGGCTGTTTTTTGGTTTCGCTGATTTTTTTCTATCAGTTCAGTTCAGGAGGATTTATTTTTCCC of Flavobacterium marginilacus contains these proteins:
- the ribH gene encoding 6,7-dimethyl-8-ribityllumazine synthase — protein: MATVNKNLSDYDKNTIPNAKDFRFGIVVSEWNDNITEGLYNGALTALLENEVLPHNIIRWNVPGSFELIYGSKKMLQTQNVDAVIAIGCVIQGQTKHFDFVCEGVTQGIKDLNVQTDIPVIFCVLTDNTMQQSIDRSGGIHGNKGTEAAVAAIKMAYIRQQASLSHRIDDQHLLSSGALRIDNLPLQIEE
- the mutL gene encoding DNA mismatch repair endonuclease MutL — translated: MSSIIQLLPDHVANQIAAGEVVQRPASVVKELLENAVDAKATDIKLIIKDAGKSLVQVIDNGSGMNVTDARLCFERHATSKIRQAEDLFSLHTKGFRGEALASIAAIAHMEMKTKLEQEELGTHIIIEGSKFISQDVAVLPKGTSFAVKNLFFNIPARRNFLKSDTVEYRHIIDEFQRVALAHPKIHFTFYHNGSDMYNLPPSSLRQRIVNFFGGKTNEKLVPVMEDTEMMNIQGFVSKPEFAKKNRGEQFFFVNDRFIKSPYLHHAVMAAYEGILKDGSQPSYYLYLTVPPNTIDINIHPTKTEIKFDNESAMYAILRASIKHSLGQFNVAPVLDFERDANLDTPYHYKNLEAEVPTIQVDRTFNPFAEDKPAKSFSPAYKKPESAASWESLYVGVKHDTEVISGDDSFESSESDSGFASSEFTFENEEVTSSLFDDEEVEQTVHKTYQIHKKYIVSPIKSGMVIVDQSRAHQRILYEQFLVNMTVQHAASQQLLFPINLFYSAQEMELIAELQQSLVNTGFVFEESNTDHIVISGIPVNSTESDVAAVLDQLLSDLHNGIPENSFSQNDTIAKSMAKSLAIKTGAYLTEKEQENLVNGLFACKDPNVSPFQKPTFITMRVEDLDKKFAL
- a CDS encoding rhomboid family intramembrane serine protease; the protein is MMNITPVVKQLLIINIIFFIGSQLVPVTYDLFALYYPESDNFKGWQLITHMFMHAPFPNVAHILFNMFALYSFGSALEHFWGGRKFIFFYISCGLGAALLHSGVNYFEIHSLLSEVSSLNLSNSEIHQLLNADYSALFDANGKMMPGEINSILERVHCTQEQFNTIVNASMLSKGVVVGASGAIYGLLVAFACMFPNAELALMFIPIPIKAKYFVPGILAIDLFLGFKGQSIFGAGSTGIAHFAHVGGALTGYLMMWYWRKNQFNNNRWD